In Rattus rattus isolate New Zealand chromosome 3, Rrattus_CSIRO_v1, whole genome shotgun sequence, one genomic interval encodes:
- the LOC116895255 gene encoding olfactory receptor 2AG1-like — protein sequence MELWNSTLGSGFILVGILDGSGSPELLCATITALYFLALTSNGLLLLVITMDARLHVPMYLLLGQLSLMDLLLTSVITPKAVVDFLLKDNTISFGGCALQMFLELALGTAEDLLLAFMAYDRYVAICQPLNYTILMSHKVCWLMIATSWILASLSALGYSIYTMQYSFCKSRMINHLFCEIPPLLKLACTDTSRYELMVYLMGVIALLLPLTAILASYSLILFTVLHMPSNESRKKALVTCSSHLIVVGMWYGGASFVYVLPSPFHTAKQDNISSVFYTIVTPALNPLIYSLRNKEVTGALKRVLRKRLSTQPNL from the coding sequence ATGGAGCTCTGGAACTCGACCTTGGGAAGTGGCTTCATCTTGGTGGGGATTCTAGATGGCAGTGGCTCTCCTGAACTGCTCTGTGCCACAATCACAGCCCTGTACTTCTTAGCCCTAACCAGCAATGGACTACTGCTGCTTGTCATTACCATGGATGCCCGGCTCCACGTGCCCATGTATCTTCTACTTGGACAGTTATCTCTCATGGACCTACTTCTCACTTCAGTTATCACTCCCAAGGCTGTTGTAGACTTTCTCCTCAAAGACAACACCATATCCTTTGGAGGTTGTGCCCTTCAGATGTTTCTAGAACTGGCACTAGGTACTGCAGAGGACCTTCTTCTAGCCTTTATGGCCTATGATAGGTATGTAGCTATTTGTCAACCTCTAAACTACACAATCTTAATGAGTCACAAAGTCTGCTGGCTCATGATAGCCACTTCATGGATCCTGGCATCCCTCAGTGCTCTAGGATATAGCATCTACACCATGCAGTATTCCTTCTGCAAATCTCGTATGATCAATCACCTGTTCTGTGAGATACCCCCATTGCTGAAGCTGGCCTGTACAGACACCTCCAGATATGAACTTATGGTTTATTTGATGGGTGTGATTGCACTACTTCTTCCTCTTACTGCCATCCTGGCCTCCTACTCACTAATTCTGTTCACTGTGCTCCACATGCCCTCAAATGAGAGCAGGAAAAAAGCCCTTGTCACCTGCTCTTCCCACCTGATTGTGGTTGGGATGTGGTATGGTGGTGCTTCCTTCGTGTATGTTCTACCCAGTCCCTTCCACACCGCCAAACAAGACAATATCAGCTCAGTTTTCTACACGATTGTTACTCCAGCTCTGAATCCcctcatctacagcctgaggaataaGGAGGTCACTGGAGCTTTGAAGAGAGTCCTGAGGAAACGATTGTCAACACAGCCTAACCTCTAG
- the LOC116895195 gene encoding olfactory receptor 2AG2-like: MEFKNSTLGSGFILVGILSGSDSPGLLCATITALYTLALTSNGLLLLVITVDTRLHVPIYLLLGQLSLIDLLLTSVITSKAVMDFLLRDNTISFGGCALQMFVELVLGGAEDLLLAFMAYERYVAICHPLNYMILMSPRVCWLMVTASWILASQMALGFTINTMHYSFCKSRHIKHLFGEIPPLLELACTDTSSYKLVVYSVGVLMLILPLTAIFFSYARILFTVLHMPSNESRKKALIPCSSHMTVVGMYYGALTVMYFLPSSYHNPKQDNILSVFYTIVTPALNPLIYSLRNKEVTGALRRVMGNTCHHPIQ, from the coding sequence ATGGAGTTCAAGAACTCAACTTTGGGAAGTGGCTTTATCTTGGTAGGAATCCTGAGTGGGAGTGACTCTCCTGGACTGCTCTGTGCAACAATCACGGCCCTGTACACACTGGCACTGACCAGCAATGGACTGCTGCTCCTTGTCATCACAGTAGATACCCGGCTCCACGTGCCCATATACCTTCTACTTGGGCAGCTCTCTCTCATTGACCTTCTCCTGACTTCAGTCATTACTTCCAAGGCTGTTATGGATTTTCTTCTGAGAGACAATACTATCTCCTTTGGAGGCTGCGCCCTTCAGATGTTTGTGGAATTAGTACTGGGTGGCGCAGAGGACCTTCTTCTAGCTTTTATGGCCTACGAAAGGTATGTAGCCATCTGTCATCCTCTGAACTACATGATACTCATGAGTCCAAGAGTCTGCTGGCTCATGGTGACTGCATCATGGATTCTGGCAAGTCAGATGGCCCTGGGATTTACCATTAATACCATGCATTATTCTTTCTGCAAATCGAGACATATCAAACACCTCTTCGGTGAGATACCTCCCTTGCTGGAGTTGGCCTGCACAGACACCTCTAGTTATAAGCTTGTGGTTTATTCGGTAGGTGTGCTCATGTTAATTCTCCCTCTTACTGCCATCTTTTTCTCTTATGCACGGATTTTGTTCACTGTTCTCCACATGCCCTCAAATGAGAGTAGGAAGAAAGCCCTTATTCCCTGTTCTTCACACATGACTGTTGTGGGCATGTACTATGGGGCTCTCACAGTCATGTATTTCCTACCAAGTTCCTACCACAATCCCAAGCAAGACAAtatcctttctgttttctacaCAATTGTCACCCCAGCTTTAAACCCACTTATCTATAGCCTGAGGAATAAGGAAGTGACTGGGGCTCTGAGGAGAGTCATGGGAAATACTTGTCATCACCCCATACAATAA
- the LOC116895256 gene encoding olfactory receptor 2AG2-like — MEFRNSTLGSGFILVGILDDSGSPELLCATVTALYMLAITSNGVLLLVITMDARLHVPMYLLLGQLSFIDLLLTSVITPKAVMDFLLKDNTISFEGCAFQMFLELALGSAEDLLLAFMAYDRYVAICHPLNYMIFMRPSVCWFIVGTTWFLASVIALVFTIYTMQYPFCQSRQIKHLFCEIPPLLKLACADTSTYELVVYLTSVSVLILPLAVIMASYVRILLTVFHMPSNEGRKKALVTCSSHLIVVGMWYGGSSLMYVLPSQFHSPKQDNILSIFYTVVTPALNPLIYSLRNKEVTGALRRILRRQLLPIQSTF; from the coding sequence ATGGAGTTTAGAAATTCGACATTGGGCAGTGGTTTCATCTTGGTGGGAATTCTGGATGACAGTGGCTCTCCTGAACTACTCTGTGCCACAGTCACAGCCCTGTACATGTTGGCCATAACCAGCAATGGAGTGCTACTCCTGGTCATCACTATGGATGCCCGGCTCCACGTGCCCATGTATCTCCTACTTGGACAGCTATCTTTCATAGACCTACTCCTAACATCAGTTATTACTCCCAAGGCTGTCATGGATTTTCTGCTCAAAGACAACACCATCTCCTTTGAAGGTTGTGCCTTTCAGATGTTTCTAGAACTGGCACTGGGTAGTGCAGAGGACCTCCTTCTGGCCTTTATGGCCTATGACAGGTATGTGGCCATTTGTCATCCTCTAAATTACATGATCTTCATGAGGCCAAGTGTCTGCTGGTTCATAGTAGGTACTACATGGTTCCTGGCATCTGTGATAGCCCTGGTATTTACTATCTACACCATGCAGTATCCCTTCTGTCAATCCAGACAGATCAAACACCTGTTCTGCGAGATCCCTCCATTGCTGAAGCTGGCCTGTGCAGACACATCCACATATGAGCTGGTGGTTTATTTGACTAGTGTTTCTGTGTTGATTCTTCCTCTTGCTGTTATCATGGCATCCTATGTACGAATTCTGCTTACTGTATTCCACATGCCCTCAAATGAGGGCAGGAAGAAAGCCCTTGTCACCTGTTCTTCTCATCTGATTGTGGTTGGGATGTGGTATGGGGGTTCTTCACTCATGTATGTCCTTCCCAGTCAATTCCACAGCCCCAAACAAGACAATATCCTCTCCATTTTCTATACTGTTGTCACTCCAGCTCTGAATCCtctcatctacagcctgaggaataaGGAAGTCACTGGGGCTTTAAGGAGAATTCTTAGAAGACAGTTGTTGCCAATACAATCCACTTTCTAG